A region from the Phycisphaerales bacterium genome encodes:
- a CDS encoding DUF4230 domain-containing protein, giving the protein MGTPSRARWVVIATAGLVVAGLAWQQHTLEREATARARVDEPTGVTTIEVARAIAAMDLVTVRIDTSVSVQSEDESWRGVVTALVSCPARLSYGVDLSSMRAQQITQSPASGEWIVRIPPAKRLATEVYPELEDSLVRVGWLRFRTQGGEYHLSRARQRLAAQARAMRLTPDDARMVENESKERVGELVQRIVGPASVVVIVDEQLASGGTPTAAVEDGA; this is encoded by the coding sequence ATGGGCACGCCGTCGCGCGCGCGGTGGGTCGTGATCGCCACCGCGGGGCTGGTTGTCGCCGGGCTGGCCTGGCAGCAGCACACGCTCGAGCGCGAGGCCACCGCCCGCGCGCGCGTCGACGAGCCGACCGGCGTCACGACCATCGAGGTCGCCCGCGCCATCGCCGCGATGGACCTCGTCACCGTCCGCATCGACACCAGCGTCAGCGTCCAGAGCGAGGACGAGAGTTGGCGCGGCGTCGTGACGGCCCTGGTGAGTTGCCCGGCACGGCTCTCGTATGGCGTCGATCTCTCGTCGATGCGCGCGCAGCAAATCACCCAAAGCCCGGCGAGCGGCGAGTGGATCGTCCGCATCCCGCCCGCCAAACGCCTCGCCACCGAGGTCTACCCGGAACTCGAGGACTCGCTGGTCCGTGTCGGGTGGCTGCGGTTCCGCACGCAGGGCGGCGAGTACCACCTGTCGCGCGCGCGACAGCGGCTCGCGGCCCAGGCCCGCGCCATGCGCCTCACGCCCGACGACGCGAGAATGGTCGAGAATGAGAGCAAGGAGCGCGTCGGCGAACTGGTTCAGAGAATCGTGGGGCCGGCGAGCGTAGTGGTGATCGTGGACGAGCAACTCGCCAGCGGTGGGACGCCGACCGCGGCGGTGGAGGATGGCGCGTGA
- a CDS encoding HAD-IIIA family hydrolase: MDSRPAIFLDRDDTLIECNSLEPPLPPGKVGDLTDPERVRLLPGVREGLTRLKQAGFVVVVVSNQGAVARGACGVADVVRVNTRVVDLLGPEALPTAFYFCPFHPNATGAFAGEHSWRKPGPGMIQAACREHHLDLQRSWLIGDGARDIEAAIAAGISAERAVRVPIDPERDVFTMAVERVMAG, from the coding sequence TTGGACTCTCGGCCTGCCATCTTCCTAGATCGGGATGACACGCTCATCGAGTGCAACTCGCTGGAGCCCCCACTTCCGCCGGGCAAGGTGGGCGACCTCACTGATCCCGAACGGGTACGGCTACTCCCGGGCGTTCGCGAGGGACTTACCCGCCTGAAACAGGCCGGGTTCGTAGTGGTTGTGGTCTCGAACCAGGGGGCCGTGGCGCGGGGGGCGTGCGGCGTCGCGGATGTCGTGCGGGTCAACACGAGGGTGGTGGACCTGCTGGGGCCAGAGGCGTTACCGACTGCGTTCTATTTCTGTCCATTCCATCCCAACGCGACGGGGGCGTTCGCGGGGGAGCACTCGTGGCGCAAGCCGGGGCCTGGGATGATTCAGGCGGCGTGCCGAGAGCACCACCTTGACCTGCAACGATCGTGGCTGATCGGGGATGGGGCGAGGGATATCGAGGCGGCGATCGCGGCGGGAATATCGGCGGAACGTGCGGTGCGTGTGCCGATTGATCCGGAGCGGGATGTGTTCACGATGGCGGTGGAGCGGGTGATGGCTGGCTGA
- the ppk1 gene encoding polyphosphate kinase 1: MPPLRKTKSPQAATSAGVPAEPEPRFINRDVSWLEFNRRVLAQAGDDRVPILERLKFLAIYTSNLDEFFMKRVGLLKRQVHAGITAVGPDGMTPRQQLQAVRELVQELDVEQTRVYQKQILPLLAQNDIHIVRYDALLPEEKNWADSWYRANVFSALTPLAVNPTHRFPFVSNLSDNVAVVATRAASGGEEPAREYARLKIPPTIRRFIPLPRLNGSKSIRFILLLDVIRNNLGDLFPGMKILEHVYFRVTRSAGIQKDDFETLNLLQSIEEDLKQRKFARAVRLEIEPDPSPTLLRWLLDKLRMDQKDVYEQPAEAEYSALLEIVDVDRADLKTTPWKPVVPPRLASEPSLDRAPGNIFATIRRGDILLHHPYESFNASVERFIAAAAADPEVVTIKQTLYRTSPDSPFIESLIRAAESGKQVACLVELRARFDESRNVRFARQLEKAGVHVAYGVRGLKTHCKTSLVVRREKHGLRCYAHLGTGNYNPKTALLYTDLGLLTCDPEITADLVNVFNYLTGLAAGQEFQTLLVAPFNMRDRFYALIAREMENAKRGRPARIVAKINSMEDREVAERLYAASQAGVSITLIVRGFCCIRPGVAGLSENIRVVSVIGRFLEHSRIFHFAAGQDDPNDGDWFIGSADWMYRNLSNRVEVTTPVSDKESRQRLTRTIEVMLADRRNAWDMRPDGTYARREIGEGVDPNGVESLGTFETLMRDAAYG, from the coding sequence GTGCCCCCGCTTCGCAAGACCAAATCCCCGCAGGCCGCGACGAGCGCCGGAGTGCCGGCGGAACCCGAGCCGCGTTTCATCAACCGTGACGTGTCGTGGCTGGAGTTCAATCGACGCGTCTTGGCGCAGGCGGGCGACGATCGCGTGCCGATCCTGGAGCGGCTGAAGTTCCTCGCGATCTACACGAGCAATCTCGACGAGTTCTTCATGAAGCGCGTGGGCCTGCTCAAGCGGCAGGTGCACGCGGGGATCACGGCGGTCGGGCCCGACGGGATGACGCCCCGGCAGCAGTTGCAGGCGGTGCGTGAACTGGTGCAGGAGTTGGACGTCGAGCAAACGCGGGTCTATCAGAAGCAGATCCTGCCTCTGCTCGCGCAGAACGACATCCACATCGTTCGGTACGACGCGCTCTTACCCGAGGAGAAGAACTGGGCGGACTCGTGGTATCGGGCGAACGTGTTCTCGGCATTGACGCCCCTCGCGGTGAATCCGACGCACCGGTTTCCGTTTGTGTCGAACCTGTCGGACAATGTGGCGGTGGTGGCGACGCGAGCCGCGAGTGGTGGCGAGGAGCCGGCGCGGGAGTATGCGCGTCTGAAGATCCCGCCGACAATCCGGCGGTTTATCCCGCTGCCGAGGCTCAACGGATCGAAGTCGATCCGGTTCATCCTGCTTCTTGATGTCATCCGCAACAACCTTGGTGACCTGTTCCCGGGGATGAAGATCCTGGAGCACGTGTACTTCCGCGTGACGCGGTCGGCGGGAATCCAGAAAGACGACTTCGAGACGCTGAATCTGCTGCAGTCGATCGAGGAGGACTTGAAGCAGCGGAAGTTCGCGAGGGCCGTGCGTCTGGAGATCGAGCCAGACCCCTCGCCGACGCTTTTGCGGTGGCTGCTCGACAAGTTGCGGATGGACCAGAAGGACGTGTACGAGCAGCCGGCGGAAGCGGAGTATTCGGCGCTGCTTGAGATCGTGGACGTGGATCGGGCGGACCTGAAGACGACGCCTTGGAAGCCGGTGGTGCCGCCGCGGCTGGCGAGCGAGCCGTCGCTCGATCGAGCGCCGGGGAATATCTTCGCGACGATCCGGCGTGGGGACATCCTGCTCCATCACCCGTACGAGAGTTTCAACGCGAGCGTCGAGCGATTCATCGCGGCGGCGGCGGCGGACCCCGAGGTCGTGACGATCAAGCAGACGCTCTATCGCACGAGCCCCGACTCGCCGTTTATCGAGTCGCTGATCCGGGCGGCGGAGTCGGGGAAGCAGGTCGCGTGCCTCGTGGAACTGCGGGCGCGGTTCGACGAGAGCCGGAATGTGCGATTCGCGAGACAGTTGGAGAAGGCGGGCGTGCACGTGGCGTATGGCGTGCGCGGGCTCAAGACCCACTGCAAGACGAGCCTGGTCGTCCGTCGCGAGAAGCACGGGCTGCGCTGCTACGCCCACCTGGGCACGGGGAACTACAACCCCAAGACGGCGCTTTTGTATACGGATCTTGGGTTGCTCACGTGCGACCCGGAGATCACGGCGGATCTCGTGAACGTGTTCAACTATCTGACGGGGCTGGCGGCGGGGCAGGAGTTCCAGACGCTGCTGGTCGCGCCCTTCAACATGCGGGACCGGTTCTACGCGCTCATCGCTCGGGAGATGGAGAACGCGAAGAGGGGCCGGCCGGCGCGGATTGTCGCGAAGATCAACTCGATGGAGGACCGCGAGGTCGCCGAGCGTCTGTACGCGGCGAGCCAGGCGGGGGTCTCGATCACGCTCATCGTTCGCGGGTTCTGCTGCATCCGTCCGGGCGTGGCGGGGTTGAGCGAGAACATCAGGGTGGTCTCGGTGATCGGGCGGTTCCTCGAGCACTCGCGGATCTTCCACTTTGCCGCGGGACAGGACGACCCGAACGATGGCGACTGGTTCATCGGGAGCGCGGACTGGATGTACCGCAACCTGTCGAACCGGGTCGAGGTCACGACGCCGGTGAGCGACAAGGAGTCTCGCCAGCGCCTGACGCGGACGATCGAGGTGATGCTGGCGGACCGTCGCAACGCGTGGGACATGCGCCCTGACGGGACATATGCCCGGCGCGAGATCGGTGAGGGCGTGGACCCCAATGGCGTTGAGTCGCTGGGAACGTTTGAGACGCTGATGCGCGACGCGGCGTATGGCTGA
- the pilM gene encoding type IV pilus assembly protein PilM, whose translation MASSNACWGIEIGSASIKALKLERVDESRVKATDFGIVQHPKVLSTPGVDANDVLRVSLGQLIGQVDFGKTPVAVSVPGHSAFARFTKLPPVEPKKVPEVVRFEAMQQIPFPLEEVEWDYQTFVSPDSPDVGVGIFAIRKDNVRDRLTLLTDVGLTPIAITLSPLAVYNAMAYDLEFNESMPGTIVVDVGTSSTDIVIAEPGRLWVRTFPIGGHQFTESLVSQFNLSYPKAERLKREAEDTKHARQVFQAMRPVFTDLSTEIQRSIGYYQALYKDSNLTRLVGVGSTFRLPGLRKYLQQQLGVDVFRVEEFKKIAPPGMEAGQALAQGLPATDRSVVFQDASLNLVTAYGLALQGLGMNACGGNLMPLQVSRDAMWKEKTPMFVGAAALALIGSAAFFARPAYDYFRVRGAITDPVVDRAINAARQQKTAADEAGVTGAATADLRAANVMALFADREVIPRIVDDLGEMFGEARPKAEQRKASLELSSFTTEFEPGAATADPSGMNPMAPAAPGDASVPIEAQGRARVKCTLTIETTASEAQRFTEDTILSWLRGHGTRDGVPYRIVIPVNAVTRSGESGTGGGTSPRDRGPTPTGLSGGGGGFTGGGGGLTPPSGRGGLDGGAANQSLDAMAPLPDVEARSGTVTRFTLTWYAVLNEAKATDGGAM comes from the coding sequence ATGGCATCGTCGAACGCGTGTTGGGGCATTGAGATCGGGTCGGCGTCGATCAAGGCGCTGAAACTCGAGCGGGTGGACGAGTCTCGTGTGAAGGCGACGGACTTCGGGATCGTGCAGCACCCGAAGGTGCTCTCGACGCCTGGCGTGGATGCGAACGACGTGCTGCGCGTGTCGCTGGGGCAGTTGATCGGCCAGGTGGATTTTGGGAAGACCCCGGTGGCGGTGAGCGTGCCCGGGCACTCGGCGTTCGCGCGATTCACGAAGTTGCCGCCGGTGGAGCCCAAGAAGGTTCCCGAGGTTGTTCGGTTCGAGGCGATGCAGCAGATTCCGTTTCCGTTGGAGGAAGTGGAGTGGGACTATCAGACGTTTGTGTCGCCCGACTCGCCGGACGTGGGCGTGGGGATCTTCGCGATCCGCAAGGACAACGTTCGCGACCGGCTGACTCTGTTGACGGACGTGGGTTTGACGCCGATCGCGATCACGCTGAGCCCGCTCGCGGTGTACAACGCGATGGCGTATGACCTGGAGTTCAACGAGTCGATGCCGGGGACGATCGTCGTGGACGTGGGGACGAGTTCGACGGACATCGTGATCGCCGAGCCCGGGCGGTTGTGGGTGCGGACGTTCCCGATCGGCGGGCACCAGTTCACCGAGAGCCTGGTGAGCCAGTTCAACCTGAGTTATCCGAAGGCGGAGCGGCTGAAGCGCGAGGCGGAGGACACGAAGCACGCTCGGCAGGTCTTCCAGGCGATGCGCCCTGTGTTCACGGATCTCTCCACGGAGATCCAGCGGTCGATCGGGTATTACCAGGCGCTGTACAAGGACAGCAACCTGACGCGGCTCGTGGGCGTGGGATCGACGTTCCGCCTGCCGGGTTTGCGGAAATACTTGCAGCAGCAGTTGGGCGTGGACGTGTTCCGCGTCGAAGAGTTCAAGAAGATCGCGCCGCCGGGGATGGAGGCGGGGCAGGCGCTGGCGCAGGGCCTCCCGGCGACGGATCGATCGGTGGTCTTCCAGGACGCATCGCTGAATCTGGTGACGGCGTATGGGTTGGCGCTGCAGGGGCTGGGAATGAACGCGTGCGGCGGGAACCTCATGCCGCTGCAGGTGTCGCGTGACGCGATGTGGAAGGAGAAGACGCCGATGTTCGTGGGGGCGGCGGCGCTGGCGCTGATTGGAAGCGCGGCGTTCTTTGCCCGGCCGGCGTATGACTATTTCCGCGTGCGCGGGGCGATCACCGATCCGGTCGTGGATCGGGCGATCAACGCGGCGCGGCAGCAGAAGACGGCGGCGGACGAGGCCGGCGTGACGGGCGCGGCGACGGCGGATCTGCGGGCGGCGAATGTGATGGCGCTCTTCGCGGATCGCGAGGTGATCCCGCGGATCGTGGACGACCTTGGCGAGATGTTCGGCGAGGCGAGGCCCAAGGCGGAGCAGCGCAAGGCGTCGCTGGAGTTGTCGAGTTTCACGACGGAGTTCGAGCCTGGGGCGGCGACTGCTGATCCGTCAGGAATGAATCCGATGGCGCCCGCAGCACCTGGCGATGCGAGCGTGCCCATCGAGGCACAAGGTCGAGCGCGGGTGAAGTGCACGCTGACGATCGAGACCACGGCGTCGGAGGCGCAGCGCTTCACGGAGGACACGATTCTGTCGTGGCTGCGTGGGCATGGGACGCGCGACGGTGTGCCGTATCGGATCGTGATCCCGGTAAACGCGGTGACGCGTTCGGGTGAGTCGGGCACGGGTGGTGGAACGAGTCCGCGGGATCGCGGTCCGACGCCGACGGGGTTGAGTGGAGGTGGGGGTGGTTTCACGGGTGGTGGCGGCGGTCTCACGCCGCCTTCCGGTCGGGGCGGGCTTGATGGCGGAGCGGCGAACCAGTCGCTCGACGCGATGGCGCCTTTGCCGGATGTGGAGGCGAGATCGGGAACGGTGACGCGGTTCACGCTGACGTGGTACGCGGTGCTCAACGAGGCGAAGGCGACGGACGGGGGTGCGATGTGA
- a CDS encoding 6-carboxytetrahydropterin synthase: protein MFELTVEREFCAAHALSVGGQRETMHGHNWHVTVCIEGETLDSDGLLCDFHTVEEVLDEVILPLRNADLHGIEPFTRVNPTAENMARHIAESLAAVLDASLAPAARVAWVSVTEAPGCTARYRCPAR, encoded by the coding sequence ATGTTTGAGTTGACGGTCGAGCGCGAGTTTTGTGCGGCCCACGCCCTTTCGGTGGGTGGGCAGCGGGAGACGATGCACGGGCATAACTGGCATGTGACGGTGTGCATCGAGGGTGAGACGCTGGACTCGGACGGGCTTCTGTGCGATTTTCACACGGTGGAAGAGGTACTGGATGAGGTGATCTTGCCTCTCCGGAACGCCGATCTCCATGGAATTGAGCCGTTCACGCGCGTGAATCCGACGGCCGAGAACATGGCTCGGCACATCGCCGAATCTTTGGCGGCAGTGCTGGACGCGTCGCTGGCGCCGGCGGCCCGCGTGGCGTGGGTGAGCGTGACGGAAGCGCCGGGATGCACCGCGAGATATCGGTGTCCGGCGCGTTGA
- a CDS encoding phosphoglucosamine mutase, giving the protein MSQSAPLMLSVSGCRGIVGQSLTPEVIARFAGAYASWLVERAAGRSVTIVLGRDGRAGSHMVRAAAVAGITGAGVRVVDLGVAMTPTTAVMTDSYSRQLPSTLVAGMVLTASHNPQMWNGLKCLLAEGGLHGSSACAPPAEFATQIIERFNGAKPSAVAWDRIGALTGDASGADEHVDRMLGAIEDAGVWKDASTLGIGLKVAVDSVNSSGVTGARQALEALGCEEILHLGSDESGIFPHPPEPTEENLGGKGGLCDAVREASCHVGFAQDPDADRLAIIDERGKYIGEEHTLALGALALLEAERAAGRKTADATLVTNLSTSRMIDDVAAKFGARVVRTAVGEANVVEAMKSKSSVAGGEGNGGVIWPRVAYVRDSLSAMALTLALLAREKKPLSTIVASMPAYAIEKRKVEIRTRDDATPAIERIAKAHAAAKVDRQDGVRVDWLERREWLHVRPSNTEPIMRLIAEAPTQARAKAILDEAASHLASSR; this is encoded by the coding sequence ATGTCCCAGTCCGCACCACTCATGCTCAGTGTCTCCGGCTGTCGCGGGATCGTCGGCCAATCGCTCACGCCCGAGGTCATCGCCCGCTTCGCTGGCGCCTACGCGTCGTGGCTCGTCGAGCGCGCCGCCGGTCGATCCGTCACCATCGTTCTCGGACGTGACGGGCGCGCGGGGAGCCACATGGTTCGTGCCGCCGCCGTCGCCGGAATCACTGGCGCCGGCGTGCGCGTCGTGGATCTCGGCGTCGCAATGACCCCGACCACCGCCGTCATGACCGACTCCTACTCGCGCCAACTCCCCTCGACGCTCGTCGCCGGAATGGTCCTGACCGCGAGCCACAACCCGCAGATGTGGAACGGGCTCAAGTGCCTCCTCGCCGAGGGCGGCCTCCACGGCTCCTCCGCCTGTGCGCCCCCGGCCGAGTTCGCCACCCAGATCATCGAGCGATTCAACGGCGCCAAGCCCAGTGCCGTCGCGTGGGACCGCATCGGCGCGCTCACGGGCGACGCCTCCGGCGCTGATGAGCACGTCGATCGAATGCTCGGCGCCATCGAAGACGCCGGCGTCTGGAAGGACGCCTCAACGCTCGGCATCGGGCTCAAGGTCGCCGTCGATTCCGTCAACTCGTCGGGCGTCACCGGCGCGCGCCAGGCGCTCGAAGCCCTGGGCTGCGAAGAGATCCTCCACCTCGGGAGCGACGAGTCGGGCATCTTCCCTCACCCGCCAGAGCCAACCGAAGAGAACCTCGGCGGCAAGGGCGGCCTGTGCGACGCCGTGCGCGAGGCCTCCTGCCACGTCGGTTTCGCCCAGGATCCCGACGCCGACCGTCTCGCCATCATCGACGAGCGCGGGAAGTACATCGGCGAGGAGCACACGCTGGCGTTGGGCGCGCTCGCGCTCCTCGAGGCCGAGCGTGCCGCAGGACGCAAGACCGCCGACGCCACGCTCGTCACGAACCTCTCCACGAGCCGCATGATCGATGATGTCGCAGCAAAGTTCGGCGCCAGGGTCGTCCGCACGGCCGTCGGCGAGGCCAACGTCGTCGAGGCGATGAAGTCGAAGTCCTCCGTCGCGGGCGGCGAGGGGAACGGCGGCGTGATCTGGCCCCGCGTCGCCTACGTCCGCGATTCCCTCTCCGCCATGGCCCTCACCCTCGCCCTTCTCGCCCGAGAGAAGAAGCCGCTGAGCACCATCGTCGCCTCGATGCCCGCCTACGCCATCGAGAAGCGCAAGGTCGAGATCCGCACGCGTGACGACGCCACCCCCGCCATCGAGCGCATCGCCAAGGCCCACGCCGCCGCCAAGGTTGATCGCCAGGATGGCGTGCGCGTGGACTGGCTCGAACGCCGAGAGTGGCTCCACGTCCGCCCCAGCAACACCGAGCCGATCATGCGCCTCATCGCCGAGGCCCCAACCCAGGCCCGCGCCAAGGCCATCCTCGACGAGGCCGCCTCCCACCTCGCGTCTAGTCGCTGA